A region of Necator americanus strain Aroian chromosome I, whole genome shotgun sequence DNA encodes the following proteins:
- a CDS encoding hypothetical protein (NECATOR_CHRI.G2132.T1) — protein MICSFRFPFDEQSCTLVFGSWTYNSDEVVLNWYNNIQAVQLTDYSYSGIWDVIDVPGYLINKRETKESKIVFHVVIRRKTLFYTVILIIPTVLMAFLSMMAFYLPADSAEKISLTINLLLALVVFLLLVSKILPPTSNIPLMGKYLLMAFVLNITTVVVTVVIVNVYFRSPISHEMPNYVRQIFLEFLPRVLMMRRPERIPIFNGYFVEEYCASEIFDASLVMPSMTATMVPFLHVARSSSRRRDSAIDTQQNHHQNCSKWRSSLSRKLSMKRKRTAEQGTQEECCMEDINENTETYAAKISREMKTTVEAIAYIAEHMKAEMSDKKIRDDWKYVAMVIDRLLLLLFFGVTLGGTLGIICSAPHVFDFVDQEKVRNSLIPIHKFSLRISTTHKFFFQIIKQLNAKYMNATLIPIALTSFDEDRLVGDLFNGYNSLIRPVPNATSPPIEVAFSLALVLLINIDEKNQIMHTNVWPTMRWIDYQMRWDPRMYGNIETIRVPPDKVWLPDIVLFNNADGNYLVSFYSNVVVEHTGEMLWVPPAVYKSSCIIDVEYFPFDEQVCSLTFGSWTFRKEEVQISYHMGKRQVELNDYSFSGIWDVMEVPGLLIEDRSKISYQIRIRRKTLFYTVILIMPTVLMAFLSMMVFYLPCEASEKITLAISILLALVVFLLLVSKILPPTSSTIPLMAKYLLMTFVMNMITIMVTVVIINVYFRGPATHTMPNWVRTLFLKHLPMLLIMRRPESTEQEMRRAREAKRERRSMRGVFNAIRRQRLKSVPSTESGDVEVLDARGQEEDPGLSNEATQAMEAIEYITRHLTRDNDYKRQCDEWKYVSMVLDRLLLYIFFAATAGGTMGVLFSAPNVFEYVDQAAVIQNLKQAAVAEQNTAGFSP, from the exons ATGATTTGCTCGTTCAGGTTCCCTTTCGACGAGCAGAGCTGCACACTTGTTTTCGGTTCGTGGACGTACAACTCCGACGAA GTGGTGCTTAATTGGTACAACAACATACAAGCAGTTCAATTAACAGATTACTCTTACAGCGGAATTTGGGATGTAATCG ACGTACCCGGATATCTCATCAATAAAAGGGAGACGAAAGAAAGCAAGATCGTCTTTCATGTTGTTATTCGAAG GAAAACGCTATTTTACACGGTTATTCTCATAATTCCAACAGTGCTCATGGCTTTTTTGTCAATGATGGCATTCTATTTACCGGCGGATTCTGCCGAGAAAATCTCGCTTACTATAAACCTACTGCTTGCTCTCGTTGTGTTCCTGTTACTGGTATCAAAG ATTCTACCTCCAACTTCTAATATTCCCCTCATGGGAAAATATTTATTGATGGCTTTTGTGCTAAACATAACAACAGTTGTG GTAACTGTTGTAATTGTAAACGTGTACTTTCGAAGCCCTATATCACATGAAATGCCAAATTATGTGAGGCAAATATTCCTGGAATTTCTTCCTCGAGTGCTTATGATGAGAAGACCGGAAAGAATACCAATATTCAACGGTTACTTCGTGGAGGAGTACTGTGCATCGGAAATATTCGACGCAA GTCTTGTCATGCCATCAATGACTGCAACGATGGTGCCTTTCTTACACGTAGCAAGAAGTTCTTCACGAAGACGAGACTCTGCCATCGATACGCAA CAGAATCATCACCAAAATTGTTCCAAATGGCGAAGCTCATTGTCAAGGAAATTATCAATGAAGAGAAAGCGAACAGCTGAA CAAGGGACTCAAGAAGAATGTTGCATGGAGGATATCAATGAAAACACGGAGACATATGCTGCGAAGATCAGTCGAGAGATGAAGACTACCGTTGAGGCAATCGCTTACATTGCAGAACATATGAAGGCGGAAATGAGTGACAAAAAG attcgtgatgaCTGGAAATATGTGGCGATGGTTATCGACAGACTtctattgttgttgttctttggTGTAACGTTGGGTGGAACACTGGGGATAATCTGTTCCGCTCCACATGTTTTCGATTTTGTAGATCAGGAGAAG gtccgtAACAGCCTCATCCCCATTCATAAATTCTCACTCCGTATTTCCACAACgcataaatttttcttccagatcaTAAAGCAGCTCAATGCAAAGTATATGAATGCCA CTCTCATTCCCATCGCACTAACATCCTTCGATGAAGATCGCTTAGTCGGTGACCTCTTCAACGGATATAACTCGCTAATAAGACCTGTTCCGAATGCCACATCACCTCCCATTGAG GTGGCATTCAGTCTTGCTCTCGTGCTGCTCATAAACATCGACGAAAAGAATCAAATTATGCATACAAATGTGTGGCCAACAATG CGATGGATAGACTATCAGATGCGATGGGATCCTCGAATGTATGGAAATATTG agACTATTCGAGTTCCTCCAGATAAGGTTTGGCTCCCTGACATCGTACTTTTCAACAA TGCTGACGGCAACTACCTCGTATCATTTTATTCGAATGTGGTCGTCGAACATACCGGGGAAATGCTATGGGTTCCGCCTGCTGTTTACAAGTCGAGTTGCATTATTGATgttgaatattttccatttgacG AGCAAGTTTGCTCACTCACATTCGGATCATGGACGTTCAGAAAAGAAGAGGTGCAAATTTCATATCACATGGGAAAACGTCAG GTAGAATTAAATGACTATTCCTTCAGTGGTATATGGGATGTGATGGAAGTTCCAGGTTTACTTATCGAAGATAGATCGAAGATATCTTATCAGATTCGGATAAGAAG gaagacTTTGTTCTACACTGTCATCTTAATCATGCCAACAGTACTCATGGCATTTCTTTCCATGATGGTGTTTTATCTACCTTGTGAAGCGTCGGAAAAAATCACATTGGCCATAAGCATTCTTCTTGCCTTGGTGGTGTTCCTTCTGCTGGTTTCGAAG ATTCTACCACCGACGTCGTCTACCATTCCACTGATGGCGAAATACTTGCTGATGACTTTTGTAATGAACATGATCACAATAATG GTGACTGTCGTTATTATAAATGTTTACTTCCGCGGACCTGCCACGCATACGATGCCTAACTGGGTGAGAACCCTATTTTTGAAG CATCTTCCCATGCTTTTAATAATGCGCCGTCCCGAATCGACAGAGCAAGAAATGAGACGAGCTCGAGAAGCGAAAAGAGAACGGAGAAGCATGCGCGGTGTTTTTAACGCAATACGACGCCAGCGGTTGAAATCAGTACCATCTACTGAGTCAGGAGATGTGGAG GTGCTCGACGCACGTGGTCAAGAGGAGGATCCTGGTCTATCGAATGAGGCTACTCAAGCAATGGAAGCAATTGAATACATCACTCGTCATCTAACGAGGGATAACGACTACAAAAGG CAATGTGACGAGTGGAAATATGTATCTATGGTGCTGGACCGGCTTCTTTTATACATATTCTTTGCAG CTACTGCCGGTGGTACAATGGGTGTGTTGTTCTCAGCTCCAAACGTATTCGAGTACGTAGATCAAGCGGCAGTAATTCAAAATCTCAAGCAGGCCGCTGTCGCTGAGCAGAACACTGCTGGCTTTTCGCCATGA
- a CDS encoding hypothetical protein (NECATOR_CHRI.G2133.T1) yields the protein MALITSPSTVVFDANGGITQYTLTNTGQTNLIYKIKCTNFERYRFNTLEGFIAAGETQKIEIKRMKGPPGRDLFFLHYAVAPQGSKNPQEVCTYVRPIAQIYVPMYAYL from the exons ATGGCTCTCATCACGTCTCCATCAACAGTTGTATTTGATGCCAATGGCGGTATCACGCAGTACACCCTAACCAATACTGGACAAACAAACCTCATTTACAAAATTAAATGCACCAACTTCGAACGTTATCGATTTAACACCTTGGAGGGATTTATTGCAGCAGGAGAAACgcagaaaattgaaatcaaaCGAATG AAAGGACCTCCAGGAAGAGATCTCTTCTTTTTACACTACGCAGTCGCTCCACAAGGTTCAAAAAATCCACAGGAAGTATGCACTTACGTAAGACCAATAGCTCAAATATATGTACCCATGTATGCGTATCTCTAA
- a CDS encoding hypothetical protein (NECATOR_CHRI.G2132.T3) has translation MICSFRFPFDEQSCTLVFGSWTYNSDEVVLNWYNNIQAVQLTDYSYSGIWDVIDVPGYLINKRETKESKIVFHVVIRRKTLFYTVILIIPTVLMAFLSMMAFYLPADSAEKISLTINLLLALVVFLLLVSKILPPTSNIPLMGKYLLMAFVLNITTVVVTVVIVNVYFRSPISHEMPNYVRQIFLEFLPRVLMMRRPERIPIFNGYFVEEYCASEIFDASLVMPSMTATMVPFLHVARSSSRRRDSAIDTQQNHHQNCSKWRSSLSRKLSMKRKRTAEQGTQEECCMEDINENTETYAAKISREMKTTVEAIAYIAEHMKAEMSDKKVGFDIDIVEPCMCEEFHL, from the exons ATGATTTGCTCGTTCAGGTTCCCTTTCGACGAGCAGAGCTGCACACTTGTTTTCGGTTCGTGGACGTACAACTCCGACGAA GTGGTGCTTAATTGGTACAACAACATACAAGCAGTTCAATTAACAGATTACTCTTACAGCGGAATTTGGGATGTAATCG ACGTACCCGGATATCTCATCAATAAAAGGGAGACGAAAGAAAGCAAGATCGTCTTTCATGTTGTTATTCGAAG GAAAACGCTATTTTACACGGTTATTCTCATAATTCCAACAGTGCTCATGGCTTTTTTGTCAATGATGGCATTCTATTTACCGGCGGATTCTGCCGAGAAAATCTCGCTTACTATAAACCTACTGCTTGCTCTCGTTGTGTTCCTGTTACTGGTATCAAAG ATTCTACCTCCAACTTCTAATATTCCCCTCATGGGAAAATATTTATTGATGGCTTTTGTGCTAAACATAACAACAGTTGTG GTAACTGTTGTAATTGTAAACGTGTACTTTCGAAGCCCTATATCACATGAAATGCCAAATTATGTGAGGCAAATATTCCTGGAATTTCTTCCTCGAGTGCTTATGATGAGAAGACCGGAAAGAATACCAATATTCAACGGTTACTTCGTGGAGGAGTACTGTGCATCGGAAATATTCGACGCAA GTCTTGTCATGCCATCAATGACTGCAACGATGGTGCCTTTCTTACACGTAGCAAGAAGTTCTTCACGAAGACGAGACTCTGCCATCGATACGCAA CAGAATCATCACCAAAATTGTTCCAAATGGCGAAGCTCATTGTCAAGGAAATTATCAATGAAGAGAAAGCGAACAGCTGAA CAAGGGACTCAAGAAGAATGTTGCATGGAGGATATCAATGAAAACACGGAGACATATGCTGCGAAGATCAGTCGAGAGATGAAGACTACCGTTGAGGCAATCGCTTACATTGCAGAACATATGAAGGCGGAAATGAGTGACAAAAAGGTGGGATTTGACATCGACATTGTAGAACCGTGCATGTGCGAGGAATTTCATCTCTGA
- a CDS encoding hypothetical protein (NECATOR_CHRI.G2132.T2), whose amino-acid sequence MVIDRLLLLLFFGVTLGGTLGIICSAPHVFDFVDQEKVAFSLALVLLINIDEKNQIMHTNVWPTMRWIDYQMRWDPRMYGNIETIRVPPDKVWLPDIVLFNNADGNYLVSFYSNVVVEHTGEMLWVPPAVYKSSCIIDVEYFPFDEQVCSLTFGSWTFRKEEVQISYHMGKRQVELNDYSFSGIWDVMEVPGLLIEDRSKISYQIRIRRKTLFYTVILIMPTVLMAFLSMMVFYLPCEASEKITLAISILLALVVFLLLVSKILPPTSSTIPLMAKYLLMTFVMNMITIMVTVVIINVYFRGPATHTMPNWVRTLFLKHLPMLLIMRRPESTEQEMRRAREAKRERRSMRGVFNAIRRQRLKSVPSTESGDVEVLDARGQEEDPGLSNEATQAMEAIEYITRHLTRDNDYKRQCDEWKYVSMVLDRLLLYIFFAATAGGTMGVLFSAPNVFEYVDQAAVIQNLKQAAVAEQNTAGFSP is encoded by the exons ATGGTTATCGACAGACTtctattgttgttgttctttggTGTAACGTTGGGTGGAACACTGGGGATAATCTGTTCCGCTCCACATGTTTTCGATTTTGTAGATCAGGAGAAG GTGGCATTCAGTCTTGCTCTCGTGCTGCTCATAAACATCGACGAAAAGAATCAAATTATGCATACAAATGTGTGGCCAACAATG CGATGGATAGACTATCAGATGCGATGGGATCCTCGAATGTATGGAAATATTG agACTATTCGAGTTCCTCCAGATAAGGTTTGGCTCCCTGACATCGTACTTTTCAACAA TGCTGACGGCAACTACCTCGTATCATTTTATTCGAATGTGGTCGTCGAACATACCGGGGAAATGCTATGGGTTCCGCCTGCTGTTTACAAGTCGAGTTGCATTATTGATgttgaatattttccatttgacG AGCAAGTTTGCTCACTCACATTCGGATCATGGACGTTCAGAAAAGAAGAGGTGCAAATTTCATATCACATGGGAAAACGTCAG GTAGAATTAAATGACTATTCCTTCAGTGGTATATGGGATGTGATGGAAGTTCCAGGTTTACTTATCGAAGATAGATCGAAGATATCTTATCAGATTCGGATAAGAAG gaagacTTTGTTCTACACTGTCATCTTAATCATGCCAACAGTACTCATGGCATTTCTTTCCATGATGGTGTTTTATCTACCTTGTGAAGCGTCGGAAAAAATCACATTGGCCATAAGCATTCTTCTTGCCTTGGTGGTGTTCCTTCTGCTGGTTTCGAAG ATTCTACCACCGACGTCGTCTACCATTCCACTGATGGCGAAATACTTGCTGATGACTTTTGTAATGAACATGATCACAATAATG GTGACTGTCGTTATTATAAATGTTTACTTCCGCGGACCTGCCACGCATACGATGCCTAACTGGGTGAGAACCCTATTTTTGAAG CATCTTCCCATGCTTTTAATAATGCGCCGTCCCGAATCGACAGAGCAAGAAATGAGACGAGCTCGAGAAGCGAAAAGAGAACGGAGAAGCATGCGCGGTGTTTTTAACGCAATACGACGCCAGCGGTTGAAATCAGTACCATCTACTGAGTCAGGAGATGTGGAG GTGCTCGACGCACGTGGTCAAGAGGAGGATCCTGGTCTATCGAATGAGGCTACTCAAGCAATGGAAGCAATTGAATACATCACTCGTCATCTAACGAGGGATAACGACTACAAAAGG CAATGTGACGAGTGGAAATATGTATCTATGGTGCTGGACCGGCTTCTTTTATACATATTCTTTGCAG CTACTGCCGGTGGTACAATGGGTGTGTTGTTCTCAGCTCCAAACGTATTCGAGTACGTAGATCAAGCGGCAGTAATTCAAAATCTCAAGCAGGCCGCTGTCGCTGAGCAGAACACTGCTGGCTTTTCGCCATGA
- a CDS encoding hypothetical protein (NECATOR_CHRI.G2131.T2) produces MLNFITYLRLALYLTGNLTSIPTLAILLRSQLLHRNFRLVLIIIILSGYFISFVTYLNFAVIILDISNKEEIMNKARIIFYCGAALFVYGNLCLTIERYLAVCFVTTYEKYSSSKASAALTIICVTLPAFVFGGTTSKLPPDHVLFILSFSACSVASVAVSAYLRFHKPTRMVGRISSLCSRYQIKENNKTMVIYLSLSLNELITAIIMLVLVYFIYKNYESFELEEGGYAASGLDLVTSYRIVAIHLALMYYWYKEKRTRRTVTICTSQTAEEYYKTIKEIWK; encoded by the exons ATGCTCAACTTCATAACTTATTTGAGATTAGCTTTATATTTAACGGGCAACTTGACTTCTATTCCAACTCTGGCAATTCTACTTCGTAGCCAACTACTTCATCGAAATTTCCG GCttgttcttattattattatcttgtCAGGTTATTTCATCTCGTTTGTGACGTATCTTAATTTTGCAGTAATTATTCTGGATATCTCTAATAAAGAG GAGATCATGAACAAAGCTAGGATAATCTTTTACTGCGGAGCTGCGTTGTTTGTTTATGGGAATCTATGTCTAACTATAGAGAGATACCTGGCAGTATGTTTTGTCACCACATATGAAAAATACTCGTCGTCTAAAGCCTCTGCAGCGCTCACTATCATCTGTGTG ACGCTTCCTGCTTTTGTGTTTGGCGGTACCACCTCCAAATTACCTCCAGATCACGTCCTGTTCATTTTGAGTTTCTCTGCATGTTCAGTTGCGAGTGTTGCT GTATCTGCTTATCTGAGATTTCACAAACCAACTCGAATGGTCGGTAGAATCTCTTCACTTTGCTCCAG ATATCAGATTAAGGAGAACAACAAAACCATGGTCATTTATCTTTCACTATCTCTTAATGAACTGATAACAGCTATTATCATGTTGGTTTTGGTATATTTCATATATAAGAATTATGAAAGCTTCGAACTGGAAGAAGGAGGTTATGCCGCCAGTGGACTTGATTTG GTTACATCTTACCGCATTGTTGCGATTCATTTGGCTTTGATGTATTATTGGTACAAGGAGAAACGAACACGAAGAACGGTAACCATCTGCACGAGTCAGACCGCTGAGGAGTACTACAAAACGATCaaagaaatatggaaatag
- a CDS encoding hypothetical protein (NECATOR_CHRI.G2131.T1), translating into MGCGKRHCIKLNLTKARRIQIMLNFITYLRLALYLTGNLTSIPTLAILLRSQLLHRNFRLVLIIIILSGYFISFVTYLNFAVIILDISNKEEIMNKARIIFYCGAALFVYGNLCLTIERYLAVCFVTTYEKYSSSKASAALTIICVTLPAFVFGGTTSKLPPDHVLFILSFSACSVASVAVSAYLRFHKPTRMVGRISSLCSRYQIKENNKTMVIYLSLSLNELITAIIMLVLVYFIYKNYESFELEEGGYAASGLDLVTSYRIVAIHLALMYYWYKEKRTRRTVTICTSQTAEEYYKTIKEIWK; encoded by the exons ATGGGTTGTGGGAAACGCCACTGTATCAAGTTAA ATTTGACGAAAGCGAGAAGAATCCAGATAATGCTCAACTTCATAACTTATTTGAGATTAGCTTTATATTTAACGGGCAACTTGACTTCTATTCCAACTCTGGCAATTCTACTTCGTAGCCAACTACTTCATCGAAATTTCCG GCttgttcttattattattatcttgtCAGGTTATTTCATCTCGTTTGTGACGTATCTTAATTTTGCAGTAATTATTCTGGATATCTCTAATAAAGAG GAGATCATGAACAAAGCTAGGATAATCTTTTACTGCGGAGCTGCGTTGTTTGTTTATGGGAATCTATGTCTAACTATAGAGAGATACCTGGCAGTATGTTTTGTCACCACATATGAAAAATACTCGTCGTCTAAAGCCTCTGCAGCGCTCACTATCATCTGTGTG ACGCTTCCTGCTTTTGTGTTTGGCGGTACCACCTCCAAATTACCTCCAGATCACGTCCTGTTCATTTTGAGTTTCTCTGCATGTTCAGTTGCGAGTGTTGCT GTATCTGCTTATCTGAGATTTCACAAACCAACTCGAATGGTCGGTAGAATCTCTTCACTTTGCTCCAG ATATCAGATTAAGGAGAACAACAAAACCATGGTCATTTATCTTTCACTATCTCTTAATGAACTGATAACAGCTATTATCATGTTGGTTTTGGTATATTTCATATATAAGAATTATGAAAGCTTCGAACTGGAAGAAGGAGGTTATGCCGCCAGTGGACTTGATTTG GTTACATCTTACCGCATTGTTGCGATTCATTTGGCTTTGATGTATTATTGGTACAAGGAGAAACGAACACGAAGAACGGTAACCATCTGCACGAGTCAGACCGCTGAGGAGTACTACAAAACGATCaaagaaatatggaaatag
- a CDS encoding hypothetical protein (NECATOR_CHRI.G2134.T1), producing MLHLTILPLLFCFRLVHCDSYPLNSSNAARIQQTPFNDEKIVVVEDSMTKFSASDIEIGEDEERLVIDLFRDYNSLIRPVQNVSSPPVTVDFGVAMILLINVDEKNQILQTNVWLTMKWNDFQLRWNPLDYGNISNLHVPSDRVWLPDIVLFNNADGNYEVSFRSNVFVDSTGDVIWVPPAMFKSSCRIDVEWLVN from the exons ATGCTGCATTTGACAATTCTGCCTTTATTGTTCTGTTTTCGACTCGTACACTGCGATTCGTATCCGCTAAATTCGTCGAACGCTGCACGAATCCAGCAAACACCTTTTAACGATGAAAAAATTGTAGTGGTTGAAGACTCAATGACGAAGTTCAGCGCAT CGGACATCGAAATCGGTGAAGACGAGGAGCGGCTGGTGATTGATCTCTTTCGAGACTATAATTCTTTGATTAGACCAGTGCAAAATGTGAGCAG TCCTCCGGTTACGGTTGACTTCGGCGTTGCTATGATTCTTCTTATCAACGTG GACGAGAAGAATCAGATTTTACAAACAAACGTATGGCTTACAATGAAGTGGAACGATTTTCAGCTTCGTTGGAATCCACTCGACTATG GTAACATTTCCAACCTTCATGTGCCTTCCGATCGGGTTTGGCTGCCCGACATCGTGCTATTCAACAA TGCTGACGGCAACTATGAGGTGTCGTTTCGTTCCAATGTCTTCGTCGATTCGACAGGAGATGTCATCTGGGTGCCGCCAGCGATGTTCAAGAGCAGCTGTCGCATAGATGTCGAATGGCTAGTTAATTAA
- a CDS encoding hypothetical protein (NECATOR_CHRI.G2134.T2) yields MSESLIKDEKNQILQTNVWLTMKWNDFQLRWNPLDYGNISNLHVPSDRVWLPDIVLFNNADGNYEVSFRSNVFVDSTGDVIWVPPAMFKSSCRIDVEWLVN; encoded by the exons atgagtGAATCGTTGATTAAGGACGAGAAGAATCAGATTTTACAAACAAACGTATGGCTTACAATGAAGTGGAACGATTTTCAGCTTCGTTGGAATCCACTCGACTATG GTAACATTTCCAACCTTCATGTGCCTTCCGATCGGGTTTGGCTGCCCGACATCGTGCTATTCAACAA TGCTGACGGCAACTATGAGGTGTCGTTTCGTTCCAATGTCTTCGTCGATTCGACAGGAGATGTCATCTGGGTGCCGCCAGCGATGTTCAAGAGCAGCTGTCGCATAGATGTCGAATGGCTAGTTAATTAA